A region of the Gemmatimonadales bacterium genome:
CCCCCAGCGCGGCCAGGTCGGCCACCGAGAACCTCGTGGTCTTGAGCCCCATCACCATGTTGAACGGCTTCGCCACGGACGCGCACACCGTGCGGATCTCGTCGGCGGTCGTCAGGCCGGGCGCGAACAACGCGTCCGCCCCGGCCGCCTCGTAGGCCTGGAGCCGCCGGATCGTGTCGTCGAGGTCGGGATGGCCGTGCAGGAAGTTCTCGGCCCGGGCGACGAGCACGAACGGGAAGGGCAGCGCGCGAGCCGCCTCGGCGGCCGCGGCCACGCGCTCGACCGCGTGCCGGAAGTCGTAGATGGGGCGCCCGGAGTCGCCGCTGGCGTCCTCGATGGAGCCGCCCACCAGGCCGGCGCGCTCGCCCGCAAGCCGGATCGTCTCCGCGGCCCGCTCCGGCGAGTCGCCGTAGCCGTTCTCCAGGTCCGCGGCGACCGGCAGATCGGTGGCGTCGGCGACGGCCCTGGCGTTGGCCAGCGCCTCCTCGCGGGTCACCGAGCCGTCGCCGTCCCGCTTGCC
Encoded here:
- a CDS encoding isocitrate lyase/phosphoenolpyruvate mutase family protein, with the protein product MPVTQEEKGHRFRALHTRPGAFVIPNPWDAGSARILAGLGFEALTTTSAGLALSLGKRDGDGSVTREEALANARAVADATDLPVAADLENGYGDSPERAAETIRLAGERAGLVGGSIEDASGDSGRPIYDFRHAVERVAAAAEAARALPFPFVLVARAENFLHGHPDLDDTIRRLQAYEAAGADALFAPGLTTADEIRTVCASVAKPFNMVMGLKTTRFSVADLAALGVKRISVGSALARAALGALVAAAREIREHGTFRFAESALPYAAANDLMGPP